A window of the Clupea harengus chromosome 8, Ch_v2.0.2, whole genome shotgun sequence genome harbors these coding sequences:
- the LOC105906660 gene encoding transcription factor Sox-19a-like, whose amino-acid sequence MYSMMEHDLKSHQSGQGMPPVNGPMHGASKQAAANQAIVDPMDKIKRPMNAFMVWSRGQRRKMAQENPKMHNSEISKRLGVEWKQLTDAEKRPFIDEAKRLRAMHMKDYPDYKYKPRRKTKPVLKKDHPAAKYPMSAGNLLAAAAVQGPGGSPRMDSYGWGHAGGYAGMQSDALGYSQQPYRYDLSALQYPSAMTTAQSYMNSNSYSPMSYGSSPQQHSPVMPMVKADPVSHSPTGAPNHQRGPLQGDLRDMISMYIPNGDTSDTAVQRGYANMQQHYVGGTAPLTHI is encoded by the exons ATGTACAGCATGATGGAACACGACCTGAAATCCCACCAGAGTGGCCAAGGGATGCCACCTGTGAACGGGCCCATGCACGGGGCCAGCAAACAGGCGGCGGCCAACCAGGCCATCGTTGACCCCATGGACAAAATCAAGCGGCCCATGAACGCCTTCATGGTCTGGTCCCGGGGTCAGAGGCGGAAGATGGCCCAGGAGAACCCCAAGATGCACAACTCCGAGATCAGCAAGCGGCTGGGAGTCGAGTGGAAGCAACTGACGGACGCCGAGAAGAGGCCGTTCATCGACGAGGCCAAGCGTCTGCGTGCGATGCACATGAAGGATTACCCCGACTACAAGTACAAACCTCGCCGCAAGACCAAGCCCGTGCTGAAGAAGGACCACCCCGCCGCCAAGTACCCCATGTCGGCCGGCAACCTGCTGGCCGCAGCTGCGGTCCAAGGCCCCGGTGGGAGTCCCAGGATGGACAGCTATGGCTGGGGGCACGCGGGCGGGTACGCAGGTATGCAGAGCGATGCGCTTGGGTACAGCCAGCAGCCTTATCGCTATGACCTCTCAGCCTTACAGTATCCCTCGGCGATGACTACTGCTCAATCCTACATGAACTCCAACTCCTACAG CCCAATGTCCTATGGCAGCAGTCCCCAGCAGCACAGTCCAGTGATGCCTATGGTGAAGGCTGACCCAGTGTCACATTCCCCAACTGGGGCCCCAAACCACCAGCGGGGGCCCCTTCAAGGGGACTTGAGGGACATGATCAGCATGTATATCCCAAACGGGGACACCAGTGACACAGCCGTCCAGAGGGGCTATGCCAACATGCAGCAACACTACGTGGGAGGAACGGCACCCCTCACCCACATCTGA